In Streptomyces sp. P3, one DNA window encodes the following:
- a CDS encoding AMP-binding protein, whose translation MTTIPPGALRSIPPGLVARYELEGWWTGETLGEMLAHGLGASGDVEFRVHSAVRPWRGTFADVERTARRLAAGLRTRGVGPGDVVVMQLPNWMEAAAVFWASAFLGAVVVPVVHFYGPKEVRYIVEAIRPKAFFAAERFGRAEFRPELCAEVPVVGVVGRDFEELLADEPLAGVLPVDPGAAALIAFTSGTTRDPKGVIHSHRTLGFETRQLAASYPPDRGRQFTVAPVGHFIGMINAFLIPVLDGTPVNLGDSWDPARALALMRDEGLTVGGGATYYMTSLLDHPDCTEGHVARLKYAGLGGASIASAVTNRLESLGVTVFRAYGSTEHPSVTCTPYDGPAAKRLHTDGLALPGAEVRLAEDGEILTRGPDLCLGYTDPELTAAAFDADGWYRTGDIGVLDADGWLTVTDRKADVIIRGGENISAPEVEEVLLGLDGVAEAAVVAVPDQRLGERAAAVLRMLPGRSAPSLAEVRLHFGRAGLARQKWPEAVHEVEDFPRTPSGKVKKFVLRENIATPSIREYDSRKR comes from the coding sequence ATGACGACGATTCCCCCCGGTGCCCTGCGGTCAATCCCGCCCGGGCTCGTGGCGCGCTACGAGTTGGAGGGCTGGTGGACCGGCGAGACCCTGGGCGAGATGCTGGCGCACGGGCTGGGCGCGTCCGGGGACGTGGAGTTCCGCGTGCACTCCGCGGTGCGGCCCTGGCGGGGCACGTTCGCCGACGTGGAGCGTACGGCGCGGCGGCTGGCCGCCGGCCTGCGGACGCGTGGTGTGGGTCCGGGCGACGTGGTGGTCATGCAGCTGCCCAACTGGATGGAGGCGGCGGCCGTGTTCTGGGCCTCGGCCTTCCTCGGTGCCGTCGTCGTCCCGGTGGTCCACTTCTACGGGCCCAAGGAGGTCCGCTACATCGTCGAGGCCATCCGCCCGAAGGCGTTCTTCGCCGCCGAGCGGTTCGGGCGGGCCGAGTTCCGGCCGGAGTTGTGCGCCGAGGTGCCGGTCGTCGGGGTCGTCGGACGGGACTTCGAGGAGCTGCTCGCCGACGAACCGCTGGCCGGCGTCCTGCCGGTGGACCCGGGCGCTGCTGCTCTCATCGCCTTCACCTCGGGCACCACCCGCGACCCCAAAGGGGTCATTCACAGTCACCGCACCCTCGGCTTCGAGACCCGGCAGCTGGCCGCGAGCTATCCCCCGGACCGGGGACGGCAGTTCACGGTGGCGCCGGTCGGCCACTTCATCGGCATGATCAACGCGTTTCTCATCCCGGTCCTCGACGGCACCCCGGTCAACCTCGGCGACTCCTGGGACCCGGCCCGGGCGCTCGCCCTCATGCGGGACGAGGGTCTCACCGTCGGCGGCGGTGCGACGTACTACATGACCAGTCTGCTCGACCACCCGGACTGTACCGAGGGGCACGTCGCGCGGCTGAAGTACGCCGGCCTGGGCGGTGCCTCCATCGCTTCCGCCGTGACGAACCGGCTGGAGTCCCTCGGCGTCACCGTCTTCCGGGCCTACGGCTCCACCGAGCACCCTTCGGTGACCTGCACCCCGTACGACGGGCCTGCCGCCAAACGCCTGCACACCGACGGGCTCGCGCTGCCCGGTGCGGAGGTCCGGCTCGCCGAGGACGGTGAGATCCTCACTCGCGGTCCCGACCTCTGCCTCGGCTACACCGACCCGGAGCTCACCGCCGCCGCCTTCGACGCCGACGGCTGGTACCGCACCGGCGACATCGGCGTGCTCGACGCCGACGGTTGGCTGACCGTCACCGACCGCAAGGCCGACGTCATCATCCGGGGCGGGGAGAACATCAGCGCCCCGGAGGTCGAGGAGGTCCTGCTGGGACTGGACGGCGTGGCGGAGGCGGCCGTGGTGGCCGTGCCGGACCAGCGTCTGGGGGAGCGGGCCGCCGCCGTCCTGCGCATGCTGCCCGGCCGGTCGGCGCCGAGTCTCGCCGAGGTGCGCCTGCACTTCGGCCGGGCCGGCCTGGCCCGGCAGAAGTGGCCCGAGGCGGTCCACGAGGTCGAGGACTTCCCACGCACCCCGAGCGGCAAGGTGAAGAAGTTCGTCCTTCGCGAGAACATTGCCACTCCCTCCATACGAGAATACGATTCTCGCAAACGGTGA
- a CDS encoding alpha/beta hydrolase fold domain-containing protein has translation MPSDVRVDEGPFGPEVRPEGGAVAQTVLYLHGDPRLAGTPRDALPTARELARLTGYAVVCARYRPRFPQALDEVQAAWEHCHAGGPAAVAGKRLGGALAAGLLLRLRDAGATLPTCAVLSSPVLDFTLDAPSLLFNAAADRTVDAEALPLRAATYAGTTPRDHPLLSPLHGNLHGLPPLQLHAAGTEVLLDDTLSFATRAAHSGVAVDMRIHEDSAAQGLRQLAATAEFLRTWCPNGLVTPRRG, from the coding sequence GTGCCAAGTGACGTACGCGTCGACGAGGGGCCGTTCGGCCCGGAGGTGCGCCCGGAGGGCGGTGCCGTGGCGCAGACGGTGTTGTACCTGCACGGCGACCCGCGGCTCGCGGGCACCCCGCGGGACGCGCTGCCGACCGCCCGGGAACTGGCCCGGCTCACCGGGTACGCGGTCGTCTGCGCCCGCTACCGGCCCCGGTTCCCGCAGGCGTTGGACGAGGTGCAGGCGGCCTGGGAGCACTGCCACGCGGGTGGACCTGCGGCGGTGGCGGGCAAGCGGCTCGGCGGCGCCCTCGCCGCCGGCCTGCTGCTGCGGCTGCGTGACGCGGGCGCGACGCTGCCGACCTGCGCGGTGCTCTCCTCACCGGTGCTGGACTTCACGCTCGACGCGCCCAGCCTGCTCTTCAACGCGGCCGCCGACCGCACCGTGGACGCGGAAGCGCTGCCGCTGCGGGCGGCCACGTACGCGGGGACGACCCCGCGCGATCACCCGCTGCTCAGTCCGCTGCACGGCAATCTCCACGGCCTGCCGCCGCTGCAACTGCACGCGGCCGGCACGGAGGTGCTCCTCGACGACACGCTGTCCTTCGCGACCCGGGCGGCGCACTCCGGGGTCGCGGTGGACATGCGGATCCACGAGGACTCCGCCGCCCAGGGCCTGCGGCAGCTGGCGGCGACGGCGGAGTTCCTGCGGACCTGGTGCCCGAACGGGCTGGTCACTCCCCGTCGCGGATGA
- a CDS encoding amidohydrolase family protein — protein sequence MPSRELAYPLFDADNHLYETQEALTKYLPEEYRGAIQYVNVGGRTKIAIRGQISEYIPNPTFEVVARPGAMEEYFRIGNPDGKTRREIFGEPMRSIPAFREPAPRLQLMDELGIQRSLMFPTLASLVEERMKDDPELIHVVVHALNQWLHDTWGFTYKDRIFTVPVVTLPIVDKAIEELNWVVERGARAILVRPAPVPGFGGTRSFALPEFDPFWKRVVETGVLVALHSSDSGYSNHANDWEGRRREFLPFKPNAFRQVNEWRPIEDAVSSLICHGALSRFPELKVAVIENGASWVEPLLGRLADVHKKMPHEFRENPVDVFKRHIHISPFWEEDMAELGNLIGIERVLFGSDYPHPEGLADPVTYVDHLPKLSEEDKAKVMGGNLARLIDA from the coding sequence ATGCCCTCTCGTGAACTCGCGTATCCGCTGTTCGACGCGGACAACCACCTCTACGAGACGCAGGAAGCGCTCACCAAGTACCTCCCCGAGGAGTACCGGGGCGCCATCCAGTACGTGAACGTCGGCGGCCGCACCAAGATCGCGATACGCGGGCAGATCAGCGAGTACATCCCGAACCCCACCTTCGAGGTCGTCGCCCGCCCCGGCGCGATGGAGGAGTACTTCCGGATCGGCAATCCCGACGGCAAGACCCGCCGGGAGATCTTCGGCGAGCCCATGCGCTCCATCCCGGCCTTCCGCGAACCGGCCCCGCGCCTGCAGCTGATGGACGAGCTCGGCATCCAGCGCAGCCTGATGTTCCCGACGCTGGCGAGCCTCGTCGAGGAACGGATGAAGGACGACCCGGAGCTGATCCACGTCGTCGTCCATGCCCTCAACCAGTGGCTGCACGACACGTGGGGCTTCACCTACAAGGACCGCATCTTCACCGTCCCCGTCGTCACCCTCCCGATCGTCGACAAGGCGATCGAGGAGCTGAACTGGGTCGTGGAGCGCGGCGCCCGCGCCATCCTCGTCCGCCCCGCGCCGGTCCCCGGCTTCGGCGGCACCCGGTCCTTCGCGCTGCCCGAGTTCGACCCGTTCTGGAAGCGGGTGGTGGAGACCGGCGTGCTCGTCGCCCTCCACTCCTCCGACAGCGGCTACTCGAACCACGCCAACGACTGGGAGGGCCGGCGGCGCGAGTTCCTGCCCTTCAAGCCCAACGCCTTCCGGCAGGTCAACGAGTGGCGGCCGATCGAGGACGCCGTCTCCTCGCTGATCTGCCACGGCGCGCTGTCCCGCTTCCCCGAGCTGAAGGTCGCCGTCATCGAGAACGGCGCCTCGTGGGTGGAGCCCCTGCTGGGCAGGCTCGCCGACGTCCACAAGAAGATGCCCCACGAGTTCCGGGAGAACCCGGTGGACGTCTTCAAGCGGCACATCCACATCAGCCCGTTCTGGGAGGAGGACATGGCGGAACTCGGCAACCTCATCGGCATCGAGCGGGTCCTGTTCGGCTCCGACTACCCCCACCCCGAGGGCCTCGCCGACCCCGTCACCTACGTCGACCACCTCCCGAAGCTGTCCGAGGAGGACAAGGCCAAGGTCATGGGCGGCAATCTGGCCCGGCTGATCGACGCATGA
- a CDS encoding amidohydrolase family protein yields MAAQEPGRAPREGTPQPPVLLRAARLLDIDKGEIAEPGEVLVAGEHIAEIRPARLPQGTVVRDLGDVTLLPGLMDMEVNLFLGGPDHRSPLIPVQEDPAVRTLRAVANARRTLRRGYTTVRNLGLFVQTGGVLLDVALKKAIDLGWVEGPRVVPAGHAIAPTGGHLDPTMFQGFAPGVLPLTVEEGIADGVAEVRKAVRHQIKYGARVIKVCASNGVMSHTGPAGAQQYSDEELRAAVDEAHRAGLKVAAHCMGDSAIRAAVEAGIDCIEHGFLASDATLDLMAEQGTFLVATTSLTEGMDMAHADPALRAKAAEVFPLARESTARAIRRGVKVAFGTDAPAIPHGRGVMELLALADRGMRPVEALRAATTVAAELIDAGDRGRIAPGLLADVIAVPGDPLADLSVTGRVCFVMKGGRVYRDDTPGS; encoded by the coding sequence ATGGCCGCACAGGAACCCGGGCGGGCCCCCCGGGAGGGGACACCGCAGCCCCCCGTGCTGCTGCGGGCGGCGCGTCTGCTGGACATCGACAAGGGCGAGATCGCCGAGCCCGGCGAGGTGCTCGTGGCGGGCGAGCACATCGCCGAGATCCGGCCGGCCCGGCTGCCGCAGGGCACGGTCGTCCGCGACCTCGGCGACGTCACCCTGCTGCCGGGCCTGATGGACATGGAGGTCAACCTCTTCCTCGGCGGGCCCGACCACCGCAGCCCGCTGATCCCCGTCCAGGAGGACCCGGCCGTGCGCACCCTGCGCGCGGTCGCCAACGCCCGGCGCACGCTGCGACGGGGCTACACCACCGTGCGCAATCTCGGCCTGTTCGTGCAGACCGGGGGAGTGCTGCTCGACGTCGCGCTGAAGAAGGCGATCGACCTCGGGTGGGTCGAGGGCCCTCGCGTGGTGCCCGCCGGACACGCGATCGCCCCGACCGGCGGACACCTCGACCCGACCATGTTCCAGGGGTTCGCCCCCGGTGTGCTGCCCCTCACCGTGGAGGAGGGCATCGCCGACGGGGTGGCGGAGGTGCGCAAGGCGGTCCGCCACCAGATCAAGTACGGGGCACGGGTCATCAAGGTGTGCGCCTCCAACGGGGTCATGTCACACACCGGCCCCGCCGGCGCGCAGCAGTACTCCGACGAGGAACTGCGTGCCGCCGTCGACGAGGCGCACCGTGCGGGACTCAAGGTCGCCGCACACTGCATGGGCGACTCGGCGATCCGGGCCGCCGTCGAGGCGGGGATCGACTGCATCGAGCACGGTTTCCTGGCGAGCGACGCGACCCTCGACCTGATGGCCGAACAAGGCACCTTCCTGGTCGCCACCACCTCGCTCACCGAGGGCATGGACATGGCGCACGCGGACCCGGCGCTCCGGGCGAAGGCCGCCGAGGTGTTCCCGCTCGCCCGGGAGTCCACCGCCCGCGCGATCCGGCGCGGGGTCAAGGTCGCCTTCGGCACCGACGCCCCCGCCATCCCGCACGGCAGGGGCGTCATGGAACTCCTCGCCCTCGCCGACCGGGGCATGCGGCCGGTCGAGGCCCTGCGCGCCGCGACCACCGTCGCGGCCGAGTTGATCGACGCCGGCGACCGGGGCCGGATCGCCCCCGGACTGCTGGCGGACGTCATCGCCGTCCCCGGCGACCCGCTCGCCGACCTGTCCGTCACGGGACGGGTGTGCTTCGTGATGAAGGGCGGCCGGGTGTACCGCGACGACACCCCGGGTTCCTGA
- a CDS encoding enoyl-CoA hydratase/isomerase family protein, whose product MVELEIQDGLAVVTIDRPHARNAIDPHTMGELEKALDAAEGARALAVTGSGEKAFVSGGDLKELARLRTEGEASEMALRMRALCDRIAVFPGPVVAALNGHALGGGAEVAVAADIRVAADDIRIGFNQTKLAIVPAWGGGERLARLVGPGRALLLAGTGQVLEAAEAERLGLVDLVLPRARFAAGWRELARSLATPQAGEIKNLTTRNRPAREAAGAFARLWVSEEHWEAAERVMSRAK is encoded by the coding sequence ATGGTTGAGCTGGAGATTCAGGACGGCCTGGCCGTCGTCACCATCGATCGTCCGCACGCCCGCAACGCCATCGACCCGCACACCATGGGCGAGCTGGAGAAGGCCCTGGACGCGGCCGAGGGCGCGCGGGCCCTGGCGGTGACCGGGTCGGGCGAGAAGGCGTTCGTCTCCGGCGGCGACCTGAAGGAACTCGCACGGCTGCGCACCGAGGGCGAGGCCTCGGAGATGGCGCTGCGGATGCGGGCCCTGTGCGACCGGATCGCCGTGTTCCCCGGGCCGGTGGTGGCCGCTCTCAACGGGCACGCGCTGGGCGGCGGTGCCGAGGTCGCGGTGGCGGCGGACATCCGCGTCGCCGCCGACGACATCCGGATCGGGTTCAACCAGACGAAGCTCGCCATCGTGCCCGCATGGGGCGGCGGGGAGCGGCTGGCACGGCTGGTGGGGCCCGGGCGGGCCCTGCTGCTGGCCGGCACCGGGCAGGTGCTGGAGGCCGCCGAGGCCGAGCGGCTGGGGCTGGTCGACCTGGTCCTGCCACGAGCGCGGTTCGCCGCCGGCTGGCGGGAGCTGGCCCGCTCCCTGGCCACCCCGCAGGCGGGCGAGATCAAGAACCTCACCACCCGGAACCGGCCGGCGCGGGAGGCCGCCGGGGCGTTCGCCCGGCTGTGGGTGTCCGAGGAGCACTGGGAAGCGGCGGAAAGGGTGATGTCCCGTGCCAAGTGA
- a CDS encoding aromatic ring-hydroxylating dioxygenase subunit alpha encodes MAHFPKPAEGSWTEHFKIDTGPVSYADSISPEFYEQERDAIFRRTWLNVGRVEQLPRKGSYFTKELDAARASVVVVRGSDGEVRAFHNVCRHRGNKLVWDDYPREETKGTCRAFTCKYHAWRYDLEGKLTFVQQESEFFDMDKSKYGLMQVQTEVWEGFVFVNLDPENSTPLKAYLGKFAQGIDGYPFHRLTRVHKYRAEIGSNWKLFIDAFAEFYHAPILHAGQYEAGEAAKIKKYGYEALAYDVDGPHSMVSSWGGIAPPKEKAMVKPIERVLRSGLFGPWDAPDIGMTTEELPPAINPTRSEVWGMDSFVFFPNFMLLIWRPNWVLTYHYWPTSYNTHIFEGTCYFVPPKNGFERLQQELAAVTFKEYGLQDGNTLEATQTMLESRTVDQFPLCDQEVLLRHLHTTAQSYVHDHRQRGSTASAS; translated from the coding sequence ATGGCACACTTCCCCAAGCCCGCCGAGGGCAGTTGGACCGAGCACTTCAAGATCGACACCGGGCCCGTCTCCTACGCCGACTCGATCTCACCGGAGTTCTACGAGCAGGAGCGGGACGCGATCTTCCGCCGGACCTGGCTGAACGTCGGGCGGGTCGAGCAACTGCCGCGCAAGGGGAGCTACTTCACCAAGGAGCTGGACGCCGCCCGGGCGTCCGTCGTCGTGGTCCGCGGCTCGGACGGCGAGGTGCGCGCCTTCCACAACGTGTGCCGCCACCGGGGCAACAAGCTGGTGTGGGACGACTACCCGCGCGAGGAGACCAAGGGCACCTGCCGGGCCTTCACCTGCAAGTACCACGCCTGGCGGTACGACCTGGAGGGCAAGCTCACCTTCGTCCAGCAGGAGTCCGAGTTCTTCGACATGGACAAGTCGAAGTACGGGCTGATGCAGGTGCAGACCGAGGTGTGGGAGGGGTTCGTCTTCGTCAACCTCGACCCGGAGAACTCCACACCCCTGAAGGCCTATCTCGGCAAGTTCGCCCAGGGCATCGACGGCTACCCGTTCCACAGGCTCACCCGGGTGCACAAGTACCGCGCCGAGATCGGCAGCAACTGGAAGCTGTTCATCGACGCGTTCGCCGAGTTCTATCACGCGCCGATCCTGCACGCCGGGCAGTACGAGGCGGGCGAGGCCGCAAAGATCAAGAAGTACGGCTACGAGGCGCTGGCCTACGACGTCGACGGCCCGCACAGCATGGTCTCGTCCTGGGGCGGCATCGCGCCCCCCAAGGAGAAGGCGATGGTCAAGCCCATCGAACGGGTCCTGCGCAGCGGACTCTTCGGCCCGTGGGACGCCCCCGACATCGGCATGACGACCGAGGAGCTGCCGCCGGCGATCAACCCGACGCGCAGTGAGGTCTGGGGGATGGATTCGTTCGTGTTCTTCCCCAACTTCATGCTGCTGATCTGGCGGCCCAACTGGGTGCTGACCTACCACTACTGGCCGACCTCGTACAACACCCACATCTTCGAGGGGACCTGCTACTTCGTCCCGCCGAAGAACGGCTTCGAACGGCTCCAGCAGGAACTGGCCGCCGTGACGTTCAAGGAGTACGGCCTCCAGGACGGCAACACCCTGGAAGCGACCCAGACCATGCTCGAGTCGCGCACCGTGGACCAATTCCCGCTCTGCGACCAGGAGGTCCTGCTGCGTCACCTGCACACCACCGCGCAGAGCTATGTGCACGACCACCGGCAGCGGGGTTCCACGGCGTCCGCCTCCTGA
- a CDS encoding ferredoxin--NADP reductase, with amino-acid sequence MARDHGFHPVRITRVVDETPDTRTFALDARFPYRAGQFLTFKVCGTLRSYSMSSSPDTDGEVCVTVKRVPGGLVSGWLHERLRPGDTLEATLPGGSFCLRADAADRPLVAYAGGSGITPVFSLVKSALATTRRGVRLLAAHRSADAAIFREALDTLAARHPGRLDVRHHLDDRDGLVTAGTIETLADPDADHYLCGPEPFMALVEDTLKTHRVTPGHLFVERFTPTAPRESPAAPPGPVAGTVTVGLRGERRTVPQRPGETLLQSARRAGFTPPFSCESGDCATCMARLTDGEAKMRVNSALDSNEVAEGYVLTCQAEPTTPDVTVEYED; translated from the coding sequence ATGGCACGGGACCATGGCTTCCATCCGGTGCGGATCACCCGGGTCGTCGACGAGACACCGGACACCCGCACCTTCGCCCTCGACGCGCGCTTCCCCTACCGGGCCGGGCAGTTCCTGACCTTCAAGGTGTGCGGGACGCTGCGCAGCTATTCGATGTCGTCCTCGCCCGACACGGACGGGGAGGTGTGCGTCACGGTCAAGCGCGTGCCGGGCGGGCTGGTCTCCGGCTGGTTGCACGAGCGGCTCAGGCCCGGCGACACGCTGGAGGCCACACTGCCCGGCGGTTCGTTCTGCCTGCGTGCGGACGCCGCCGACCGGCCGCTCGTCGCGTACGCCGGCGGCAGCGGCATCACTCCGGTGTTCTCCCTGGTCAAAAGCGCGCTGGCGACGACGCGCCGCGGCGTCAGGCTGCTGGCCGCGCACCGAAGCGCCGACGCCGCCATCTTCCGCGAGGCTCTGGACACGCTCGCCGCGCGCCACCCCGGCCGGCTCGACGTCCGGCACCACCTGGACGACCGGGACGGACTGGTCACGGCCGGGACGATAGAGACATTGGCCGACCCGGACGCGGACCACTACCTCTGCGGGCCGGAGCCGTTCATGGCGTTGGTGGAGGACACCCTGAAGACCCACCGGGTGACCCCCGGGCACCTCTTCGTCGAGCGGTTCACCCCGACGGCACCGCGGGAGTCACCCGCCGCGCCGCCCGGGCCCGTCGCGGGGACCGTCACCGTCGGCCTGCGGGGCGAGCGCCGTACCGTGCCGCAGCGGCCGGGCGAGACCCTGCTGCAGAGCGCCCGCCGGGCCGGCTTCACGCCGCCGTTCTCCTGCGAATCCGGGGACTGCGCCACCTGCATGGCCCGGCTGACCGACGGCGAGGCCAAGATGCGGGTGAACAGCGCCCTGGACTCGAACGAGGTCGCCGAGGGCTACGTGCTCACCTGCCAGGCCGAGCCGACCACCCCGGACGTGACCGTGGAGTACGAGGACTGA
- a CDS encoding FadD3 family acyl-CoA ligase: protein MTTARTIPELVLSSAERFGDAEAVVDGEVRLTFRDLADRVRRTAGAFASAGVGPGDRVALWAPNSAEWIVAAFGLLTAGGVLVPVNTRFLDEEAHDIVVRSGAKALLVQNGFLDREFTGPPGVRVIDLKTSGFLASGDPAEPRSSEDDLADIVFTSGTTGRPKGVMSTHGQTLRLYTEWCDLARLRQGDRYLIVNPFFHIFGYKAGLVASMIRGATVLPVAVFDVDRVLDLVEKERVTVLPGPPTLYHSLLEAGADRDLSSLRVAVTGAADIPVELVRRITTELPFTHLMTGYGLTEAGTVTASRPGDPYEAVATTVGRPCEGFEVRVAEDGEVLVRGYAVMRGYLDDPEATAETVDADGWLHTGDLGALDCEGRLRIVGRKKDMFVVGGFNAYPAEIEGFLLRHPAVAQVAVIGVPDERLGQVGKAFVVARTGFAGITEAGLIAWARERMAGFKVPRHVEFRTELPLNATGKVMKDQLS from the coding sequence ATGACCACCGCCCGCACCATTCCCGAACTGGTGCTGAGCTCGGCCGAACGGTTCGGCGACGCCGAGGCCGTCGTGGACGGCGAGGTGCGCCTCACCTTCCGCGACCTGGCCGACCGGGTCCGCCGCACCGCCGGGGCGTTCGCCTCGGCGGGCGTCGGCCCGGGCGACCGGGTGGCGCTGTGGGCGCCCAACTCCGCCGAGTGGATCGTCGCCGCGTTCGGCCTGCTCACGGCAGGCGGGGTGCTGGTGCCGGTGAACACCCGTTTCCTCGACGAGGAGGCCCACGACATCGTGGTACGCAGCGGCGCCAAGGCGCTGCTCGTCCAGAACGGCTTCCTGGACCGGGAGTTCACCGGTCCGCCCGGCGTTCGCGTCATCGACCTGAAGACCTCCGGCTTCCTCGCCTCCGGTGACCCGGCGGAACCCAGGAGCAGCGAGGACGACCTGGCGGACATCGTCTTCACCTCCGGCACGACAGGCCGCCCCAAGGGCGTGATGAGCACGCACGGCCAGACGCTGCGCCTGTACACCGAGTGGTGCGACCTGGCCCGGCTCCGGCAGGGCGACCGGTACCTGATCGTCAACCCCTTCTTCCACATCTTCGGCTACAAGGCGGGCCTGGTCGCGTCGATGATCCGGGGCGCCACCGTCCTCCCGGTCGCCGTCTTCGACGTGGACCGGGTGCTGGACCTGGTGGAGAAGGAACGGGTGACCGTCCTGCCCGGACCGCCGACCCTGTACCACTCCCTCCTGGAGGCCGGCGCGGACCGTGACCTGTCCTCGCTGCGGGTCGCGGTGACCGGGGCGGCGGACATCCCGGTCGAGCTGGTCCGGCGCATCACCACCGAGCTGCCGTTCACACACCTGATGACCGGCTACGGCCTCACCGAGGCCGGCACCGTCACCGCCTCCCGCCCCGGCGACCCCTACGAGGCCGTCGCCACCACCGTCGGCAGGCCGTGCGAGGGCTTCGAGGTGCGCGTCGCCGAGGACGGGGAGGTACTCGTCCGGGGCTACGCCGTCATGCGCGGCTACCTCGACGACCCCGAGGCCACCGCCGAGACCGTCGACGCCGACGGCTGGCTGCACACCGGCGACCTCGGCGCACTGGACTGTGAGGGCCGCCTGCGGATCGTCGGCCGCAAGAAGGACATGTTCGTGGTCGGCGGCTTCAACGCCTACCCCGCCGAGATCGAGGGCTTCCTGCTGAGACACCCGGCCGTCGCCCAGGTCGCCGTCATCGGCGTGCCCGACGAGCGGCTGGGCCAGGTCGGCAAGGCCTTCGTGGTCGCGCGCACCGGGTTCGCCGGGATCACGGAGGCCGGGCTGATCGCCTGGGCGCGCGAGCGGATGGCCGGCTTCAAGGTGCCCCGCCATGTCGAGTTCCGCACCGAACTGCCGCTGAACGCCACCGGAAAGGTGATGAAGGACCAACTGTCATGA
- a CDS encoding methylmalonyl-CoA mutase family protein, producing MTHDFRTDSGIPLKPVYGPADRRAEPPEPGAFPFTRGNYPTGYRGRTWTLRQYSGFGTAEESNRRYRYLLDQGGTGLSVALDLPTQCGYDSDDPEYADEVGRVGVALDTLADAEILFDTIPLDRISTSFTINGTAAVLLAFYVAAAEKRGIPRAKLTGTIQNDILKEYASRGTWIWPPEPSLRLIADTIEFCAAQVPRFNAISVAGAHFRDAGANAVQEMAFTLADGVTYCETVLERGRMTIDQFAPQVSFFFYTHGDFFEEVAKYRAGRRRWATIVRERFGASTDKAAMFRFGCVAGGASLHAPQARNNTVRVAYEALASVLGGVQSMFTAAWDEPFALPSEESATLALRTQQVLAHETGVTKVADPLGGSYFVEALTDATEERIVEIMADLEAHGGMVRCIEDGYLQGLIADEAWRLHQQTASGERPVVGVNRFTADEPPPDLATYELDAEGRERQLERLARVKTERSAAEVRARLDDLRRAAEGDINLMDPLVACAGAYCTVGEMADALRAVWGEFRQPVVF from the coding sequence ATGACCCACGACTTCCGCACCGACTCCGGCATCCCCCTCAAGCCGGTCTACGGGCCCGCAGACCGCCGCGCCGAACCCCCCGAGCCGGGCGCGTTCCCCTTCACCCGCGGCAACTACCCCACCGGATACCGGGGCCGCACCTGGACCCTGCGCCAGTACTCGGGCTTCGGCACCGCCGAGGAGTCCAACCGCCGCTACCGCTACCTCCTCGACCAGGGCGGCACCGGCCTGTCGGTGGCGCTCGACCTGCCCACCCAGTGCGGCTACGACTCCGACGACCCGGAGTACGCCGACGAGGTCGGCCGCGTCGGAGTCGCGCTGGACACCCTCGCCGACGCCGAGATCCTCTTCGACACCATCCCACTGGACCGGATCAGCACCAGCTTCACCATCAACGGCACCGCGGCCGTCCTGCTCGCCTTCTACGTCGCCGCCGCCGAGAAGCGGGGCATCCCCCGGGCGAAGCTCACCGGCACCATCCAGAACGACATCCTCAAGGAGTACGCCTCGCGCGGCACCTGGATCTGGCCCCCGGAGCCCTCGCTCAGGCTCATCGCGGACACGATCGAGTTCTGCGCCGCGCAGGTGCCCCGCTTCAACGCGATCTCCGTCGCCGGGGCGCACTTCCGGGACGCGGGCGCCAACGCCGTACAGGAGATGGCGTTCACCCTCGCCGACGGCGTCACCTACTGCGAGACCGTCCTCGAACGCGGCCGGATGACCATCGACCAGTTCGCCCCGCAGGTCTCCTTCTTCTTCTACACCCACGGCGACTTCTTCGAGGAGGTCGCCAAGTACCGTGCGGGACGCAGGCGCTGGGCGACCATCGTGCGCGAGAGGTTCGGCGCGAGCACCGACAAGGCGGCCATGTTCCGCTTCGGCTGTGTCGCCGGCGGGGCCTCCCTGCACGCCCCGCAGGCCCGCAACAACACCGTGCGCGTCGCCTACGAGGCGCTCGCCTCCGTGCTCGGCGGGGTGCAGTCGATGTTCACCGCGGCCTGGGACGAGCCGTTCGCCCTGCCGAGCGAGGAGTCGGCCACGCTCGCCCTGCGTACCCAGCAGGTCCTCGCGCACGAGACAGGCGTGACCAAGGTCGCCGACCCGCTGGGAGGTTCGTACTTCGTGGAGGCCCTGACCGACGCCACCGAGGAGCGGATCGTCGAGATCATGGCCGACCTGGAGGCGCACGGCGGCATGGTGCGCTGCATCGAGGACGGCTACCTCCAGGGGCTCATCGCCGACGAGGCGTGGCGGCTGCACCAGCAGACAGCCTCCGGTGAGCGACCCGTCGTCGGCGTCAACCGGTTCACCGCGGACGAGCCCCCGCCCGACCTCGCCACCTACGAACTCGACGCCGAGGGCCGCGAACGCCAGCTCGAGCGGCTCGCGCGGGTCAAGACCGAGCGCAGCGCCGCCGAGGTGCGCGCCCGCCTCGACGACCTGCGGCGCGCCGCCGAAGGAGACATCAACCTGATGGACCCGCTCGTCGCCTGCGCGGGCGCCTACTGCACGGTCGGCGAGATGGCCGACGCCCTGCGCGCGGTGTGGGGCGAGTTCCGGCAGCCGGTGGTGTTCTGA